The Agromyces sp. LHK192 genome includes a window with the following:
- a CDS encoding dihydrolipoamide acetyltransferase family protein yields MPTATTQVFRLPDLGEGLTEAELVAWLVQVGDVVTTDQPIAEVETAKSSVELPSPFAGTVVALHGEPGELIAVGAPVLEVGDAAGDGSGDRRGSTGSPDAPAATGVPPVAPSSVGADDVDAGASDDPVELEAYRAEERAGASAQVASAQVASAQASAAEGGSGNVLIGYGTGSHGGAVRRRRRAAVSAARPSSRPATGGPVAVRSPIVRRLARELGVDVSAVPGTGSDGAITRADVLRAADAAPNAQPEASAPGTDPVIAKRHRMSMLRRSVSATLGRSRAEIPEATVWVDVDVTDLWNLRPQMAAPCERPPSFTALLARYVLIALEEYPLLAGRLSDDASEILEFEGVHLGVAADTSRGLVVPVIPRADRLSVAELDAGLRSLADQARGGTLAPERLRGSTFTLNNYGSLGVDGSAAIINHPEVAILGIGRVLERAWVVDGQIVPRRIAQLSLVFDHRVCDGGYAAGFLRRVVGQLEQPLRAYGRV; encoded by the coding sequence ATGCCGACCGCCACCACACAGGTGTTCCGCCTGCCCGACCTCGGCGAAGGCCTCACCGAGGCCGAACTCGTCGCCTGGCTCGTGCAGGTCGGCGACGTCGTCACGACCGACCAGCCGATCGCCGAGGTCGAGACCGCGAAGAGCAGCGTCGAGCTGCCGTCGCCGTTCGCCGGCACGGTCGTCGCACTGCACGGGGAGCCGGGCGAGCTCATCGCCGTCGGCGCGCCGGTGCTCGAGGTCGGCGACGCCGCGGGCGACGGTTCGGGTGATCGCCGCGGTTCGACCGGATCGCCGGATGCCCCGGCCGCGACGGGTGTTCCCCCGGTCGCTCCGTCGTCGGTGGGGGCCGACGACGTCGACGCCGGGGCATCCGACGACCCGGTCGAACTCGAGGCGTACCGCGCCGAGGAACGCGCGGGTGCGAGCGCACAGGTCGCGAGCGCACAGGTCGCGAGCGCACAGGCGTCGGCTGCCGAGGGTGGCTCGGGCAACGTGCTCATCGGCTACGGCACCGGTTCGCACGGCGGGGCCGTGCGGCGCCGCCGTCGCGCCGCGGTGAGCGCCGCCCGCCCGTCGTCGCGCCCCGCGACCGGCGGCCCGGTCGCGGTGCGCTCGCCGATCGTGCGCCGGCTCGCGCGCGAGCTCGGCGTCGACGTGTCGGCCGTTCCCGGCACCGGATCCGACGGTGCGATCACCCGCGCCGACGTGCTGCGGGCCGCGGATGCCGCCCCGAACGCGCAGCCCGAGGCATCCGCGCCGGGCACCGACCCGGTCATCGCGAAGCGGCACCGCATGTCGATGCTGCGCCGCTCGGTGAGCGCGACGCTCGGCCGCAGCCGCGCCGAGATCCCCGAGGCGACGGTGTGGGTCGACGTCGACGTGACCGACCTGTGGAACCTGCGGCCGCAGATGGCCGCCCCGTGCGAGCGCCCGCCGTCGTTCACGGCCCTGCTGGCCAGGTACGTGCTGATCGCGCTCGAGGAGTACCCGCTGCTCGCCGGGCGCCTCAGCGACGACGCCTCCGAGATCCTCGAGTTCGAGGGCGTGCACCTGGGCGTCGCCGCCGACACCTCCCGCGGGCTCGTCGTGCCCGTCATCCCGCGCGCCGACCGGCTCTCGGTCGCCGAGCTCGACGCGGGCCTGCGCTCGCTCGCCGACCAGGCGCGCGGCGGCACGCTGGCGCCCGAGCGCCTGCGCGGCTCGACGTTCACGCTGAACAACTACGGCTCGCTCGGCGTCGACGGCTCGGCCGCGATCATCAACCACCCCGAGGTCGCGATCCTCGGCATCGGGCGGGTGCTCGAACGGGCGTGGGTCGTCGACGGCCAGATCGTGCCGCGCCGCATCGCGCAGCTCTCGCTGGTGTTCGACCACCGGGTGTGCGACGGCGGCTACGCCGCCGGGTTCCTGCGCCGGGTCGTCGGCCAGCTCGAGCAGCCGCTCAGGGCGTACGGGCGGGTGTGA
- a CDS encoding class I SAM-dependent methyltransferase, with the protein MSDAVRDAYGRRAAEYAELLGSMAATHPMDRTLVSSWAEPLDGPVLDAGCGPGQWTRFLRDRGADAHGLDQVPEFIEHARRTHPGPPFELGSLDALPDADGSLAGILAWYSLIHHDPGAIDRPLSEFARALRPGGGILLGFVLGETTEPFDHAVVRAYRWTFDALGERLIAAGFEVVETHSRTAPDQRPHGAISAIRAGTAHRS; encoded by the coding sequence ATGAGTGATGCGGTCCGCGACGCCTACGGCCGACGCGCCGCCGAGTACGCCGAGCTCCTCGGCTCGATGGCCGCGACGCATCCGATGGATCGAACGCTCGTCTCATCCTGGGCCGAGCCGCTCGACGGCCCGGTGCTCGACGCCGGCTGCGGACCGGGCCAGTGGACGCGGTTCCTCCGCGATCGCGGGGCCGACGCGCACGGGCTCGACCAGGTGCCCGAGTTCATCGAGCACGCCAGGCGGACCCACCCCGGGCCGCCGTTCGAGCTCGGTTCCCTGGACGCCCTCCCCGACGCCGACGGCAGCCTCGCGGGCATCCTGGCGTGGTACTCGCTCATCCACCACGACCCGGGCGCGATCGATCGGCCGCTGTCGGAGTTCGCACGGGCCCTCCGACCCGGCGGCGGCATCCTGCTGGGATTCGTGCTCGGCGAGACGACGGAGCCGTTCGACCACGCCGTCGTCCGCGCGTACCGCTGGACGTTCGACGCACTCGGCGAACGGCTCATCGCCGCCGGGTTCGAGGTGGTCGAGACGCACAGTCGCACCGCTCCCGATCAGCGGCCGCACGGAGCGATCTCGGCGATACGCGCGGGCACGGCACACCGGTCGTGA
- a CDS encoding LysE family translocator, with amino-acid sequence MLVTWAAILGVALVELGMAVTPGPNMIHLASRSIGQGVRAGLFALAGTAVGFVVYLVAAAFGLAALFAAVPAAFIVVKVAGALYLGYLAWQMLRPGGRSVFDPGEVAPIRPWRLFGMGLVTNLLNPKIAVLYAAVLPQFIDPSRPIWPQFLVLGAVQIIIGVTVNGLVVLGAGRVSGFLRGRPLVIRVQRWVSGTVLAGFAVKLAFERQPSSAG; translated from the coding sequence ATGCTGGTGACCTGGGCGGCGATTCTGGGCGTGGCGCTCGTGGAACTCGGGATGGCGGTCACGCCGGGGCCGAACATGATCCACCTCGCGTCGAGATCGATCGGCCAGGGGGTGCGCGCGGGGCTGTTCGCGCTCGCCGGGACGGCGGTCGGGTTCGTCGTCTACCTCGTCGCGGCTGCGTTCGGGCTCGCGGCCCTCTTCGCCGCGGTGCCTGCCGCGTTCATCGTGGTCAAGGTCGCCGGTGCGCTCTACCTCGGATACCTCGCGTGGCAGATGCTCCGCCCGGGTGGGCGCTCGGTGTTCGACCCCGGCGAGGTCGCACCGATCAGGCCGTGGCGGCTGTTCGGCATGGGGCTCGTCACGAACCTGCTCAACCCCAAGATCGCCGTACTGTATGCGGCGGTGCTGCCCCAGTTCATCGATCCGTCACGACCGATCTGGCCGCAGTTCCTCGTGCTCGGGGCGGTGCAGATCATCATCGGCGTCACCGTGAACGGGTTGGTCGTGCTCGGCGCGGGCAGGGTGTCGGGATTCCTGCGTGGGCGCCCGCTGGTGATACGCGTGCAGCGCTGGGTCTCGGGGACCGTGCTCGCCGGTTTCGCCGTCAAGCTCGCGTTCGAGCGTCAACCGTCATCGGCCGGCTGA
- a CDS encoding PLP-dependent aminotransferase family protein — protein sequence MDLHIALDPRRKVGSLEDALRDAARDGVLAAGIRLPASRTLAADLGIARNSVAEVYARLVGEGWFEARVGAGTWVRARPTTTPAITPAAAVDRSTRFDLDLRGGIPDGSMFPRSAWADAVRRALSDAPADALGYGAPEGVAALRERLAEYLARTRGVIATPAGVVVTHGFGGLLGLVARALAAGGARRIAVEAYGHASHRMLLTAAGIETVALPIDERGVRVDRLAALDVAAVLLTPAHQFPTGVPLARDRRSTLAEWATRTGGIVIEDDYDGEFRFDGRSIGAFQPLAPQHTVYGGTASKALSPALGLGWGVVPEALHEGVLAARAQTGTATDALSQLALAAFIHAGAYDRSVRSLRLRYRARRERFEAFVDRHLPGARVVGLAAGIQCLLELPPGVTEAEAVAEASARGLRIGGLAEYAADASTAASRRPALVVGIGAPPEHRFEQAMAALAAAVDAARR from the coding sequence TTGGATCTCCACATCGCCCTCGACCCGCGGCGCAAGGTCGGGTCGCTCGAGGACGCGCTCCGCGACGCGGCTCGCGATGGGGTGCTCGCCGCCGGCATCCGGCTTCCGGCGAGCCGCACCCTCGCGGCAGACCTCGGCATCGCCCGCAACAGCGTCGCCGAGGTCTACGCCCGGCTCGTCGGCGAGGGCTGGTTCGAGGCCAGGGTCGGCGCCGGCACGTGGGTGCGGGCGCGCCCGACGACGACGCCGGCGATCACGCCCGCCGCCGCGGTCGACCGGTCGACGCGGTTCGACCTCGACCTGCGGGGCGGGATCCCCGACGGCTCGATGTTCCCGCGGTCGGCCTGGGCCGACGCGGTGCGCCGGGCGCTGTCGGATGCCCCGGCCGACGCGCTCGGCTACGGTGCACCCGAAGGGGTCGCCGCCCTCCGGGAGCGGCTCGCCGAGTACCTCGCGCGGACGCGCGGCGTCATCGCCACCCCGGCCGGCGTCGTCGTCACCCACGGGTTCGGCGGACTGCTCGGCCTCGTCGCCCGTGCGCTCGCCGCCGGGGGAGCCCGCCGGATCGCGGTCGAGGCGTACGGGCACGCCTCGCACCGCATGCTCCTGACGGCCGCCGGGATCGAGACCGTCGCCCTGCCGATCGACGAGCGCGGGGTGAGGGTCGACCGCCTCGCGGCCCTCGACGTCGCCGCGGTGCTGCTGACCCCCGCGCACCAGTTCCCCACCGGCGTGCCGCTCGCCCGCGACCGCCGCAGCACGCTGGCCGAGTGGGCGACCCGCACCGGCGGCATCGTCATCGAGGACGACTACGACGGCGAGTTCCGGTTCGACGGTCGCAGCATCGGCGCATTCCAGCCGCTCGCCCCGCAGCACACGGTCTACGGCGGCACGGCCAGCAAGGCGCTGTCGCCCGCGCTCGGGCTGGGTTGGGGCGTCGTGCCCGAGGCGCTGCACGAGGGCGTGCTCGCCGCGCGGGCGCAGACCGGCACCGCGACCGACGCGCTGTCCCAGCTCGCGCTCGCCGCGTTCATCCACGCGGGAGCGTACGACCGCAGCGTCAGGTCGCTCCGCCTGCGCTACCGCGCGCGGCGCGAACGGTTCGAGGCGTTCGTCGACCGGCACCTGCCGGGCGCGCGGGTCGTCGGCCTCGCCGCGGGCATCCAGTGCCTGCTCGAGCTGCCGCCCGGCGTGACCGAGGCGGAGGCGGTCGCCGAGGCATCCGCTCGGGGGCTGCGGATCGGCGGACTCGCGGAGTACGCCGCCGACGCGTCGACGGCCGCGTCGCGACGCCCGGCACTCGTGGTCGGCATCGGCGCCCCGCCCGAGCACCGGTTCGAGCAGGCGATGGCGGCGCTCGCCGCTGCGGTGGATGCCGCGCGGCGGTGA
- a CDS encoding carboxymuconolactone decarboxylase family protein, which produces MTTAAAPTTASDRPAPAVVPTRRLDLDGVAPAFIRAVTALDEAADAEAERAGIPDVLRHLIRLRASQLNGCSYCVDLHSRDAVTAGEHVQRVYAVAVWPESNFFTARERAAFALTDDVTRLSETHVPEAVWNEASAHFSDDELAALLAVIVAINAWNALAVSTRGWRPRLQG; this is translated from the coding sequence ATGACCACCGCAGCAGCTCCGACCACCGCCTCCGACCGCCCCGCGCCGGCCGTCGTCCCGACCCGTCGCCTCGACCTCGACGGCGTCGCGCCCGCCTTCATCCGCGCCGTCACCGCGCTCGACGAGGCGGCCGACGCCGAGGCCGAGCGCGCGGGAATCCCCGACGTGCTGCGCCACCTGATCCGGCTGCGGGCGTCGCAGCTCAACGGCTGCTCCTACTGCGTCGACCTGCACTCGCGCGATGCCGTCACGGCCGGCGAACATGTCCAGCGCGTGTACGCGGTCGCCGTCTGGCCGGAGTCGAACTTCTTCACCGCGCGCGAGCGCGCCGCGTTCGCGCTGACCGACGACGTGACCCGCCTCTCCGAGACGCACGTGCCCGAGGCCGTCTGGAACGAGGCATCCGCGCACTTCTCCGACGACGAACTGGCCGCGCTCCTCGCGGTGATCGTCGCGATCAACGCCTGGAACGCACTCGCGGTCTCCACCCGCGGCTGGCGGCCGCGACTGCAGGGCTGA
- the purF gene encoding amidophosphoribosyltransferase, with product MCGIVGIVSTEPVNQQIYDSLLLLQHRGQDSTGIATADGPVFHMAKARGQVREAFRTRDMRSLLGDMGLGHVRYTTKGAAEREEEAQPFYVNAPYGIVLVHNGNLTNTRELSGDLFSIDRRHVNSTSDTEMLLNVLATELQGQIKGLELDPDQVFDAVTQVHERVEGSYAVISMIAGYGLLAFRDPYGIRPLILGRRYTDAGKAEWIVASESLVLENGDYEIVRDVAPGEAVFISLDGELFSRQCARNPRLVPCSFEYVYLARPDSVMNGISVYEARLRMGDRLADTVAEHMSLGDIDVVMPIPDSSRPAAMQVAQKLGIEYREGFYKNRYVGRTFIMPGQAQRKRSVRQKLNAMGTEFKGKNILIVDDSIVRGTTSQQIVQMARDAGANKVTFSSAAPPVRYPHVYGINMPSRQELIAHGRKIPEIAAELGADHMIYQEVVDLQAAITEGTSIDALDMSCFTGDYVTGTVTEEYLEWVERTQLS from the coding sequence ATGTGCGGCATCGTCGGCATCGTCTCAACCGAGCCCGTCAACCAGCAGATCTACGACAGCCTCCTCCTGCTGCAGCACCGCGGACAGGACTCGACCGGCATCGCCACCGCCGACGGCCCGGTCTTCCACATGGCGAAGGCGCGCGGGCAGGTCCGCGAGGCGTTCCGCACGCGCGACATGCGGTCGCTGCTCGGCGACATGGGCCTCGGTCACGTGCGCTACACCACGAAGGGCGCCGCCGAGCGCGAGGAGGAGGCACAGCCCTTCTACGTGAACGCGCCCTACGGCATCGTCCTCGTGCACAACGGCAACCTCACGAACACGCGCGAGCTCTCGGGCGACCTGTTCTCGATCGACCGCCGCCACGTGAACTCGACGAGCGACACCGAGATGCTGCTCAATGTCCTCGCGACCGAGCTGCAGGGCCAGATCAAGGGCCTCGAGCTCGACCCCGACCAGGTCTTCGACGCCGTCACCCAGGTGCACGAGCGCGTCGAGGGCTCGTACGCCGTCATCTCGATGATCGCCGGCTACGGCCTGCTCGCGTTCCGCGACCCGTACGGCATCCGGCCGCTCATCCTCGGTCGTCGGTACACGGATGCCGGGAAGGCCGAGTGGATCGTCGCCTCCGAGTCGCTCGTCCTCGAGAACGGCGACTACGAGATCGTGCGCGATGTCGCCCCCGGCGAGGCCGTGTTCATCTCGCTCGACGGCGAGCTGTTCTCGCGCCAGTGCGCGCGGAACCCGCGCCTCGTGCCCTGCTCGTTCGAGTACGTCTACCTCGCCCGCCCCGACTCCGTGATGAACGGCATCTCGGTGTACGAGGCGCGCCTGCGCATGGGCGACCGGCTCGCCGACACCGTGGCCGAGCACATGTCGCTCGGCGACATCGACGTCGTCATGCCGATCCCCGACTCGTCGCGCCCCGCCGCGATGCAGGTCGCGCAGAAGCTCGGCATCGAGTACCGCGAGGGCTTCTACAAGAACCGCTACGTCGGCCGCACGTTCATCATGCCCGGCCAGGCGCAGCGCAAGCGCTCGGTGCGCCAGAAGCTCAACGCGATGGGCACCGAGTTCAAGGGCAAGAACATCCTGATCGTCGACGACTCGATCGTGCGCGGCACGACGAGCCAGCAGATCGTGCAGATGGCTCGCGACGCGGGCGCCAACAAGGTCACGTTCTCGTCGGCCGCTCCCCCCGTGCGCTACCCGCACGTGTACGGCATCAACATGCCGAGCCGGCAGGAGCTCATCGCGCACGGCCGCAAGATCCCCGAGATCGCGGCCGAGCTCGGCGCCGACCACATGATCTACCAGGAGGTCGTCGACCTGCAGGCCGCGATCACCGAGGGCACCTCGATCGACGCCCTCGACATGTCGTGCTTCACGGGCGACTACGTCACGGGCACGGTCACCGAGGAGTACCTCGAGTGGGTGGAGCGCACCCAGCTCAGCTGA
- a CDS encoding nucleotidyltransferase domain-containing protein produces MPDLDDDRFLASVADRLGTLGGVEAVALGGSRAQGTAGSGSDWDLAVYYRGGFAPEELRAVGWPGEVSEIGGWGGGVFNGGAWLEIDGRRVDVHYRDLDEVDAEIERAGRGEFHIEPLMFHLAGIPSYLVVAELALNRIVRGDLPTPAYPDALRRSASTEWAGRAGLHLDYAIAAHAEHGRWTQAVGLLSVAAVESAHAIAAHDGTWVTNDKRLLDAAGLTGIHAAVIALDGTEATFRSAADELRATTAARLS; encoded by the coding sequence ATGCCCGACCTCGACGACGACCGCTTCCTCGCCTCCGTCGCCGACCGGCTCGGAACCCTCGGCGGCGTCGAGGCCGTCGCCCTCGGCGGGTCGCGGGCCCAGGGCACGGCCGGCTCCGGCAGCGACTGGGACCTCGCGGTCTACTACCGCGGGGGGTTCGCACCCGAGGAGCTCCGCGCGGTCGGCTGGCCCGGCGAAGTGTCGGAGATCGGCGGATGGGGCGGCGGCGTGTTCAACGGCGGCGCGTGGCTCGAGATCGACGGGCGTCGCGTCGACGTGCACTACCGCGACCTCGACGAGGTCGACGCCGAGATCGAGCGGGCCGGCCGCGGCGAGTTCCACATCGAGCCGCTCATGTTCCACCTCGCCGGCATCCCGAGCTACCTCGTCGTCGCCGAGCTCGCGCTGAACCGGATCGTGCGCGGCGACCTGCCGACGCCCGCCTATCCCGACGCCCTTCGCCGGAGCGCGTCCACCGAGTGGGCCGGCCGCGCCGGCCTCCACCTCGACTACGCGATCGCCGCCCACGCCGAGCACGGCCGGTGGACCCAGGCGGTCGGGCTGCTTTCGGTCGCCGCGGTCGAGTCGGCGCATGCGATCGCGGCGCACGACGGCACCTGGGTGACGAACGACAAGCGGCTGCTCGATGCGGCGGGGCTCACGGGCATCCACGCCGCCGTCATCGCGCTCGACGGGACCGAGGCGACGTTCCGGTCAGCGGCAGACGAGTTGCGCGCGACCACGGCGGCGCGGCTCAGCTGA